One window of the Camelina sativa cultivar DH55 chromosome 1, Cs, whole genome shotgun sequence genome contains the following:
- the LOC104785852 gene encoding leucine-rich repeat extensin-like protein 1: MVSQGLPFTIVFLLATLITLGEANNNRKLLQTYTNYQPEHSPLPSPVYSPPADLPPPPTPVYSPPADLPPPPTPVYSPPADLPPPPSPIYPPPADLPPPPTSVYFPSVDLPLPPTPIYPSPIDLPPPQAYQAYYYRKSPPPPPSRYGKVYPPPPARPWWWLI, encoded by the coding sequence ATGGTGTCCCAAGGTCTTCCCTTCACCATAGTTTTTCTCTTGGCCACTCTAATCACACTTGGTGAAGCCAATAACAACCGTAAGCTCCTACAAACATACACTAACTACCAACCGGAACATTCCCCTCTTCCATCTCCGGTCTATTCTCCTCCGGCtgatcttcctcctcctcctacgcCAGTCTATTCTCCTCCGGCTGATCTTCCCCCTCCTCCTACTCCAGTTTATTCTCCTCCAGCGgatcttcctcctcctccatctccgATCTATCCTCCTCCAGCtgatcttcctcctcctcctacttcGGTTTATTTTCCATCTGTggatcttcctcttcctcctacTCCGATCTACCCTTCTCCGATtgatcttcctcctcctcaagcTTACCAAGCCTACTATTACAGgaaatctccaccaccaccaccctCAAGATACGGAAAAGTGTATCCACCTCCGCCCGCCAGACCATGGTGGTGGTTGATATGA